The following are from one region of the Amylibacter sp. IMCC11727 genome:
- a CDS encoding pyridoxal phosphate-dependent class II aminotransferase produces MTANHHNTGPNTRDHGGGLDAAVARFGGTRADWIDLSTGINPTSYPLPDIPARFWQALPDSGDQAALKAAARSFWNIPDRADIAAASGVSALIAALPRLGHSGTVGIAQPTYNEHAASFSAFGWDVQTTPSDTNVYVHPNNPDGRLWPLDTICANHKTLTIIDESFCDTTPDQTHIHLTDQRGFIVLKGLGKFWGLAGLRLGFAVAHPDTIAQLEHMLGPWAISGPAQHIGKIALSDSDWAAATRQTLQNDANRLDQIMTNAGATSSCGTTLFRTYHVANAQAWFEKLAAHHILSRVFPYSDTMIRLGLPNDAHDWARIEQAME; encoded by the coding sequence GTGACAGCCAACCATCACAACACAGGGCCAAACACCCGCGACCACGGTGGTGGTCTTGATGCGGCTGTGGCCCGTTTCGGTGGAACACGCGCCGATTGGATTGATCTATCTACGGGGATCAATCCCACATCCTATCCTTTGCCAGACATTCCCGCACGGTTTTGGCAGGCCCTGCCAGACAGCGGCGATCAAGCGGCGCTTAAGGCCGCCGCTAGATCGTTTTGGAACATTCCTGATCGGGCGGATATTGCCGCAGCTTCGGGCGTGTCTGCCCTGATAGCCGCCCTTCCGCGTCTGGGGCACAGCGGCACCGTGGGCATCGCCCAACCCACCTACAACGAACATGCCGCCAGCTTTTCTGCCTTTGGCTGGGATGTGCAAACCACTCCGTCAGACACCAATGTCTACGTCCATCCCAACAACCCCGATGGGCGACTTTGGCCACTGGATACAATTTGCGCCAACCACAAAACCCTCACCATCATTGACGAGAGTTTTTGCGACACCACCCCGGATCAAACCCATATCCACCTCACGGATCAACGCGGGTTTATTGTGCTAAAGGGTTTGGGTAAATTCTGGGGCCTTGCGGGGCTCCGCCTTGGCTTTGCTGTGGCGCATCCCGATACGATTGCGCAGCTGGAACATATGCTCGGCCCTTGGGCCATTTCAGGGCCTGCACAACACATCGGCAAAATTGCCTTGTCAGACTCAGATTGGGCGGCGGCAACCCGTCAAACACTGCAAAATGACGCAAACCGTTTGGATCAAATCATGACCAACGCAGGGGCCACATCCAGTTGCGGCACCACCCTGTTTCGCACCTATCATGTTGCAAACGCGCAAGCATGGTTCGAAAAACTGGCCGCACATCATATTCTTTCAAGGGTTTTCCCCTATTCCGACACAATGATCCGTTTGGGTTTGCCAAACGACGCCCATGACTGGGCCCGCATTGAACAGGCGATGGAGTAA
- the cbiB gene encoding adenosylcobinamide-phosphate synthase CbiB codes for MSVFLMVLLALLLDFFLGEPEKVWDRYPHPATLMGRVVNWLDETLNNGSQRQVKGFVAVGVMIVVAFIPGLILEKLNNIEFLGFDILVNLVEVVIAAVLIAHRSLIDHVRDVATALQSGLPQGRNAVSMIVGRDTGQMSETDVSRAAIESAAENFSDGVIAPVFWFLILGLPGILIYKMINTADSMIGYRTEEYAEFGFAAAKLDDLLNWLPARISAMLICAVHFDRTAFDVVFEDADLHRSPNAGWPESAMAGVLDVSLAGPRSYDGQMSDDLFVNRQGKRDLNAQDVLDSVKALNRSWFGLAGFFGLFTLLFWIL; via the coding sequence ATGAGCGTGTTTCTGATGGTGCTGCTTGCACTTTTGCTCGACTTCTTTTTGGGGGAACCTGAAAAGGTATGGGATCGGTATCCTCACCCCGCCACTCTTATGGGCCGTGTGGTCAACTGGTTGGACGAAACGCTGAACAACGGATCACAGCGGCAGGTCAAGGGCTTTGTGGCTGTGGGCGTGATGATTGTCGTCGCCTTTATTCCAGGCCTGATCTTGGAAAAACTCAACAACATCGAATTTCTCGGTTTCGACATTCTTGTAAACCTCGTCGAAGTGGTCATCGCCGCTGTCCTGATCGCCCATCGCAGCTTGATTGATCACGTCCGCGATGTGGCGACCGCACTGCAATCTGGTCTGCCACAAGGGCGCAACGCGGTGTCGATGATTGTTGGCCGTGACACGGGCCAGATGAGCGAAACTGACGTATCCCGCGCCGCCATCGAAAGCGCAGCGGAGAATTTTTCAGACGGGGTGATCGCACCTGTGTTCTGGTTCCTGATCCTCGGCCTTCCTGGTATTTTGATCTATAAAATGATCAACACCGCAGATAGCATGATCGGCTATCGCACCGAAGAATACGCTGAATTTGGTTTTGCCGCTGCCAAACTCGATGACCTGCTCAACTGGCTCCCTGCACGCATCAGCGCCATGTTGATTTGCGCCGTACATTTCGATCGCACCGCCTTTGATGTTGTGTTCGAAGACGCGGATTTGCACCGCTCCCCCAATGCAGGCTGGCCCGAAAGCGCAATGGCCGGTGTTCTCGATGTGTCGCTGGCTGGTCCTCGCAGTTACGATGGCCAGATGAGCGATGATCTGTTCGTAAACCGCCAAGGCAAACGGGACCTCAACGCACAAGACGTTCTCGACAGCGTAAAAGCCCTGAACCGCAGTTGGTTTGGCCTTGCAGGGTTTTTCGGCCTCTTCACGCTCCTGTTCTGGATCTTGTGA
- the gap gene encoding type I glyceraldehyde-3-phosphate dehydrogenase — MTVKVGINGFGRIGRNVLRAILESGRTDIEVVAINDLTPVDNSAYLFKYDSVHKVFPGDVSHSSDEIIINGKAIRVTSERDPSQLDWNHVDIALECTGFFKDHDKAQMYLTAGAKRVLVSAPGKGADRTVVYGVNHTDLTADDIIVSNASCTTNCLAPMAKVIHDTFGIEDGLITTVHAYTGSQPTLDRGNKNWERGRAAALSMVPTTTGAAKAVGLVLPELNGKLNGVAIRVPTPNVSCTDFKFNTSKDLSVQAINDAISAAAHGAMKGILGTESLPLVSIDLNHDPRSSIVALEETQVQGRMGRLLSWYDNEWGFSNRMADTAVAMGRLL; from the coding sequence ATGACTGTAAAAGTAGGCATCAACGGATTTGGCCGCATTGGTCGCAACGTATTGCGCGCCATCCTCGAAAGCGGGCGCACCGATATCGAAGTGGTGGCCATCAATGATCTGACACCCGTCGATAACTCGGCCTATCTGTTCAAATACGACAGCGTTCACAAAGTATTCCCTGGCGATGTGTCCCACAGTTCCGATGAAATCATCATCAACGGCAAGGCCATTCGCGTCACTTCCGAACGGGACCCATCCCAACTGGATTGGAACCACGTAGACATCGCACTGGAATGCACCGGTTTTTTCAAAGACCACGACAAGGCCCAGATGTATCTGACAGCAGGTGCAAAACGCGTACTGGTATCTGCACCAGGCAAAGGAGCAGATCGCACGGTTGTGTACGGCGTGAACCACACCGATTTGACCGCAGATGACATCATCGTTTCAAATGCGTCCTGCACCACCAATTGCCTCGCGCCAATGGCCAAAGTTATTCACGATACTTTCGGAATCGAAGACGGTCTGATTACAACTGTTCATGCCTACACAGGCAGCCAACCAACTCTGGATCGCGGCAACAAAAATTGGGAACGCGGGCGCGCAGCGGCCTTATCAATGGTGCCAACCACAACGGGCGCGGCCAAAGCTGTCGGCTTGGTCCTGCCAGAACTCAACGGCAAACTGAACGGCGTGGCCATTCGTGTACCAACGCCAAACGTGTCTTGCACCGATTTCAAATTCAACACATCCAAAGACCTAAGTGTCCAAGCCATCAACGATGCGATCTCCGCTGCGGCGCATGGCGCGATGAAGGGGATTTTGGGCACAGAGTCCCTACCGCTCGTGTCCATCGACCTAAACCATGATCCCCGCTCCTCCATCGTCGCTCTTGAAGAAACCCAAGTCCAAGGACGCATGGGCCGCTTGTTGTCTTGGTATGACAACGAATGGGGCTTTTCCAACCGCATGGCCGACACTGCCGTTGCGATGGGCAGATTGCTCTAA
- a CDS encoding lysophospholipid acyltransferase family protein, producing the protein MMYAIQWLRSLFFIGQMYLAMFVLALYYIPRTVLNNDYAFHGVHTYCRWVRWTASWMIGLKSEIRGEVPTDEVLIASKHQSFFDIILIVSAVPRPKFIMKAILKYAPILGWFGLKIGCVPVERGKRGAAIKKMVADVKSGKALPGQLIIFPQGTRVAAGAHLPYKVGAAVLQKETGQPVVPTATNVGVFWPRHGIYRKPGLAVLEFLPTIQPADAVDMDTAEFTAKLEEIIEPASNALMAEAGFDVKKLG; encoded by the coding sequence CTGATGTATGCAATTCAATGGCTGCGGAGCCTGTTTTTCATCGGGCAGATGTATTTGGCGATGTTTGTACTGGCGTTGTATTACATTCCGCGCACGGTCCTTAACAACGATTACGCCTTTCATGGGGTGCATACCTATTGCCGCTGGGTGCGTTGGACGGCGTCTTGGATGATTGGGCTGAAGTCTGAAATTCGAGGTGAGGTTCCAACCGATGAAGTGTTGATCGCATCAAAACACCAGAGCTTTTTTGACATTATTCTGATCGTGTCGGCGGTGCCGCGGCCTAAGTTCATCATGAAAGCAATTCTGAAATACGCGCCGATCTTGGGGTGGTTTGGCCTGAAAATTGGGTGTGTTCCTGTGGAACGTGGCAAACGCGGTGCTGCGATCAAAAAGATGGTCGCAGATGTGAAATCGGGCAAAGCCCTGCCGGGCCAGTTGATTATTTTTCCACAGGGCACGCGCGTCGCGGCGGGGGCGCATCTGCCTTACAAGGTGGGTGCTGCGGTGTTGCAAAAAGAAACTGGGCAACCCGTTGTGCCAACGGCCACCAATGTGGGTGTGTTTTGGCCCCGCCATGGGATTTACCGCAAGCCCGGATTGGCCGTTTTGGAGTTTTTGCCAACGATCCAGCCTGCGGATGCAGTTGATATGGATACAGCGGAATTTACTGCAAAGTTGGAAGAGATTATCGAGCCTGCCTCTAACGCGTTGATGGCAGAAGCAGGGTTCGACGTTAAAAAGCTGGGTTAG
- a CDS encoding FtsX-like permease family protein, whose translation MERIRAFLDVFSGDSNADRVVPPSGFTARLTTFTAAAMAFLTVFALALSLATGRLAARWDAELARTSTIRISAPEGQMAAQSQAVLEVLRTTPGIASARVMSDEEQRKLLEPWFGPDLPLDTLPVPRLIEVLEEGRGPDSAGLKLRLAAEAPGAVLDDHTRWRRPLVNAATRLRVLGLISILLIAGSTAAMITLAAQSALAANGQVIGVLRLIGARDVYIARAFVRRFTLRALIGACVGTAIALVGVFFMPAAAEEGAFLTGLGFKGWHWILPFLIPPLAAFVAFWATRWAAFRTLQRLS comes from the coding sequence ATGGAACGTATTCGGGCATTTTTGGATGTTTTCAGCGGTGACAGCAATGCGGACCGTGTTGTGCCCCCCAGCGGCTTTACCGCGCGGCTGACCACATTTACCGCTGCGGCCATGGCGTTTTTGACGGTGTTTGCATTGGCGTTGTCCCTGGCAACAGGGCGATTGGCGGCGCGATGGGATGCGGAATTGGCGCGGACCTCTACCATTCGGATTTCTGCGCCCGAAGGGCAAATGGCGGCCCAATCTCAGGCTGTGCTGGAAGTGTTGCGCACCACACCCGGGATCGCCAGTGCGCGTGTGATGTCGGATGAGGAACAGCGTAAATTGCTGGAGCCGTGGTTCGGACCAGATTTGCCGCTGGATACATTGCCTGTGCCCCGATTGATCGAGGTTCTGGAAGAAGGTCGCGGCCCTGACAGTGCGGGTTTGAAACTGCGATTGGCGGCCGAGGCACCAGGCGCTGTATTGGATGATCATACCCGTTGGCGGCGGCCTTTGGTGAATGCGGCCACGCGGTTGCGGGTTTTGGGGTTGATTTCAATCCTGCTGATCGCAGGGTCAACAGCGGCGATGATTACGCTTGCGGCGCAATCCGCGTTGGCGGCGAATGGGCAAGTGATTGGCGTGCTGCGCCTGATCGGTGCGCGGGATGTTTATATTGCGCGTGCGTTTGTGCGCCGCTTTACCCTGCGTGCGTTGATCGGGGCCTGTGTTGGCACTGCGATTGCGCTGGTTGGGGTGTTTTTTATGCCTGCCGCCGCAGAAGAGGGGGCGTTTCTAACGGGGCTTGGGTTTAAAGGTTGGCATTGGATACTGCCGTTCCTGATCCCGCCGCTGGCTGCGTTTGTGGCGTTTTGGGCCACGCGTTGGGCCGCGTTCAGAACATTGCAAAGGTTAAGCTGA
- a CDS encoding ATP-binding cassette domain-containing protein, whose amino-acid sequence MIELKNAGFTYGGQDILSEMTLRLQPGSFHFLTGPSGSGKTTLLNLCYQALLPTTGMVRVFEQDVRAMTRDDIAKVRRRIGVVHQNCQFLDHLSVRENLALPLTVSGREDDVHPSNIDDLLGWVGLTERGDALPPELSGGERQRAALARAIIMSPDLILADEPTGNVDWEMAQRLLALLVELNKMGKTILIATHDLNLIRTVKSEVSARVLRISNKKLQLAGADL is encoded by the coding sequence TTGATCGAGCTGAAAAACGCAGGCTTCACCTATGGTGGTCAGGACATTCTGAGCGAAATGACGCTGCGATTGCAGCCAGGATCGTTCCATTTTTTAACGGGGCCGTCTGGGTCAGGTAAAACAACGCTGTTGAACCTGTGTTATCAGGCGTTGTTGCCCACAACGGGTATGGTGCGTGTGTTCGAACAAGATGTTCGCGCCATGACGCGTGATGATATCGCCAAAGTGCGCCGTCGGATCGGTGTTGTGCATCAAAACTGTCAGTTTCTGGATCACCTGTCGGTGCGGGAAAACCTCGCGCTGCCCTTAACGGTGTCTGGGCGTGAGGATGACGTGCATCCATCGAATATTGACGATTTGCTTGGTTGGGTGGGTTTGACCGAACGTGGTGATGCCTTGCCGCCTGAATTATCAGGGGGAGAGCGCCAACGTGCGGCGTTGGCCCGTGCGATTATTATGTCGCCCGATCTGATTTTGGCGGATGAGCCCACGGGCAACGTGGATTGGGAAATGGCGCAGCGGTTGCTGGCGTTGTTGGTGGAATTGAACAAGATGGGTAAGACGATCCTGATTGCGACCCACGATCTGAACCTGATCCGCACAGTAAAATCCGAAGTGTCGGCGCGTGTTTTGCGTATCAGTAACAAAAAGCTGCAACTGGCAGGGGCGGATTTGTGA
- a CDS encoding zinc-ribbon domain-containing protein has translation MRIVCPRCVAQYEVDESAIPETGREVQCANCENIWFQDYIEMLPTSADDDVDTGAEEDQGVFDDLDGKTEASFYSNRGSGPDVVADDQEPLDDDDPADLLADDDAYDEDAYDDDEPATNIPVPPVDEEVLDVLRSEAAFSSARDQLDVATANALDGDGEAIKSALEDSTPPAAEVDELTAFLDAHSEPETTEAEPEELVDDVEEDIEDAPADPDFDPLADLEAIRSQLNDMGEEQASETEYAPNLPIDDPIEDAASLADDGSDNDAAPEEPRSDDPEFDAAALTAALDAGGLDVDDDFDDEDDGTRHAYRADGITPSDTIDDADDEVEDALPNTDGVSDDLAAALKEASSEETDAEDEAPTEEGGEAVTAAAAAVGLTRPRPRAKGSRARARTLPGFDEGAETSAPPKDDLAATISEAVDDVADTVPDDLDLPEIDEEKLAAAVDTSRKADPNRRPKRDGKALLPDVDELDASLRSEPEEPRRRDREMMEAHEEELANAGKGGFRRAFIWTLFIIALLIALYVLRPQLVAALPAAAMVLDPYAAAIDSVRALINGLIG, from the coding sequence ATGCGGATAGTATGCCCAAGATGTGTCGCGCAGTACGAAGTAGACGAAAGTGCCATTCCGGAAACTGGCCGCGAGGTTCAGTGCGCCAATTGTGAAAACATTTGGTTCCAAGACTACATCGAAATGCTGCCCACTTCGGCCGATGATGATGTGGATACCGGTGCCGAAGAAGACCAAGGCGTCTTTGACGATCTGGATGGCAAAACCGAAGCAAGTTTCTATTCCAATCGCGGCTCTGGCCCCGATGTGGTCGCAGATGATCAAGAACCGCTCGATGACGATGACCCTGCAGATCTTTTGGCGGATGATGACGCCTACGACGAAGATGCGTATGACGATGACGAGCCCGCCACAAACATTCCTGTTCCCCCCGTTGATGAAGAAGTGCTCGACGTTCTGCGTTCAGAAGCTGCATTCTCCTCTGCCCGCGATCAACTAGATGTTGCAACAGCCAATGCGCTCGACGGGGACGGTGAAGCGATCAAATCCGCCCTTGAGGACAGCACGCCCCCAGCAGCAGAGGTGGACGAACTCACTGCCTTTCTCGATGCGCACAGCGAACCAGAAACCACCGAGGCCGAACCAGAAGAATTGGTCGATGACGTCGAAGAAGACATCGAAGATGCCCCTGCGGACCCAGATTTCGATCCACTTGCCGATCTGGAAGCCATTCGCAGCCAGCTCAACGACATGGGAGAGGAACAAGCAAGCGAAACGGAATACGCGCCAAACCTGCCCATTGATGACCCAATCGAAGACGCCGCGTCGCTTGCGGATGATGGCTCAGACAATGACGCTGCCCCAGAAGAGCCGCGCTCCGATGATCCCGAATTTGATGCCGCTGCCTTAACCGCCGCACTTGATGCAGGTGGTCTGGATGTGGACGATGATTTTGACGACGAAGACGATGGCACCCGCCACGCCTATCGCGCAGATGGCATTACGCCATCGGACACCATTGATGACGCGGACGACGAAGTTGAAGACGCGCTGCCAAACACAGACGGTGTCAGCGATGATCTCGCGGCGGCCCTAAAAGAAGCATCCTCCGAAGAAACAGACGCCGAAGACGAAGCCCCAACCGAAGAGGGAGGCGAGGCCGTAACCGCCGCCGCAGCCGCCGTTGGTCTAACCCGTCCTCGTCCGCGTGCCAAAGGCTCGCGCGCGCGGGCACGTACCTTACCTGGCTTTGATGAAGGCGCAGAAACCAGCGCCCCACCCAAAGACGATCTGGCCGCGACGATCTCCGAAGCCGTCGACGATGTTGCTGACACGGTTCCAGATGACCTCGACCTGCCAGAGATTGACGAAGAAAAACTGGCAGCCGCCGTGGATACATCGCGCAAAGCCGATCCGAACCGCCGCCCAAAACGCGACGGCAAGGCATTGTTGCCTGACGTGGATGAATTGGATGCTTCGCTGCGCTCCGAACCCGAAGAACCGCGCCGCCGCGACCGCGAAATGATGGAAGCCCACGAAGAAGAGCTGGCCAATGCAGGCAAAGGCGGGTTCCGCCGCGCCTTTATCTGGACCTTGTTCATCATCGCGCTTTTAATCGCTCTTTATGTGCTGCGGCCGCAACTGGTCGCCGCCCTGCCAGCGGCCGCCATGGTTCTTGATCCCTACGCCGCCGCAATTGATAGCGTGCGGGCGCTGATCAACGGTCTTATTGGGTAA
- a CDS encoding DUF1203 domain-containing protein: protein MTFQIHPMPEGDFQKYFAMDRDTLKAHNAQIHEVTSKPGAPCRVSLVDAEIGARVVLVNHEHQPENSPYRSSHAIYVQEGAVETKPNAGHVPDVLTCRTLSVRGFDADHCIQDADIVDGADLAKRLDQIFEDDRIRYAHVHFAGRGCFAAKVTRA, encoded by the coding sequence ATGACGTTTCAGATTCACCCCATGCCCGAAGGGGACTTCCAGAAATACTTCGCGATGGATCGTGACACCTTGAAGGCGCATAATGCGCAAATTCATGAGGTGACATCGAAACCAGGCGCACCGTGCCGTGTGAGTTTAGTCGATGCGGAGATCGGAGCGCGCGTGGTTTTGGTGAACCACGAACACCAGCCAGAAAACAGCCCGTATCGGTCCAGTCACGCGATTTATGTGCAAGAAGGTGCGGTTGAAACCAAACCGAATGCGGGGCATGTGCCAGACGTTTTGACCTGTCGCACCTTGTCCGTGCGCGGTTTTGATGCGGATCACTGTATTCAGGATGCGGATATCGTAGACGGCGCGGATTTGGCAAAACGGCTCGACCAGATATTTGAGGATGATCGCATTCGCTACGCACATGTGCATTTTGCAGGGCGGGGATGTTTCGCTGCCAAGGTCACACGGGCCTGA
- a CDS encoding TIGR02302 family protein, with protein sequence MAEFEINTGKMTRQAMRSLKWRLRLTRGSLLVERVARSFWPVFAWVLAFVAVARMGVLLNASQNVAIAVLVAGVIGFLWLFAKGARTFEWPTQAQAKARLDADLPGRPLQTLEDKLSIGEHDAGARYLWARHLEKMAALARGSKAARPHVRLAKRDPWAFRLIALFLFGAAILFGRSDPVQSLVDSLQAEDPVVALGPSWEGWAEPPAYTGKPAVYLNDVEPDTALNLPEGTRITLRVYGALDGTVFSETVSSGDPIALNANDSGFGEATFEVAKTGVIALTPPQGTDAQFDIKVIEDEDPQVALTGDITRTIQGALQMPFEARDDYGVVGGTVTISLAIDSVDRRHGLMLDPEPRDAVELDLPMPFTRNTDAFEETLIEDLAEHPWAGLPVTITMIVRDELGQTGVVVPEIGPMPGKRFFDTLAAAVAEQRRDLLWNRANADRITMILKAVTVDPEVAFERRGEKPYLMIRTALRRLEYNADAPLSDQVRDEVADLLWKAALLIEDGDLADARERLKRAQERLSEAMKNGATKQEIEELMNELRQATREYMRQLAEEQRNNPDRQQAQNGESQELSQDQLQQMMDRIQELMEQGRMAEAQALMEQLQQMMENMQVTESQGGQGSENEQAMEGLGDTLREQQDLADDTYRELQEQYERNQQQGQQQGQQQQGQQQGDQQGEGEQQGQQQGQGQNGERMSPGQLADRQRALREMLERQQGEFGQNGVDGGEEFADSLGEAQRQMEEAERNLERGNSSEALDNQADAMEALREGMRQLGEAQRQAQSQQQGQQGTQPGQRQGEQRDPLGRPLSQGGNVETNERLVPTEDQYRRSREVMDEIRRRSGDRSRPTIELDYLRRLLDRF encoded by the coding sequence ATGGCTGAATTCGAAATCAACACTGGAAAGATGACCCGTCAGGCGATGCGGTCGCTGAAATGGCGGCTGCGGTTGACCCGTGGATCGCTGCTGGTGGAACGGGTGGCGCGCAGTTTCTGGCCCGTGTTTGCTTGGGTGCTGGCGTTTGTGGCCGTGGCGCGGATGGGGGTGTTGCTAAACGCCTCCCAAAATGTGGCCATTGCAGTGCTGGTGGCTGGCGTGATCGGGTTTCTGTGGCTGTTTGCCAAAGGGGCGCGAACATTTGAGTGGCCAACACAGGCACAAGCCAAGGCGCGATTGGATGCGGATTTGCCCGGGCGTCCGCTGCAAACGCTGGAAGATAAGCTGTCGATTGGAGAACATGATGCCGGTGCACGGTATTTGTGGGCACGGCATTTGGAAAAAATGGCTGCTTTGGCCCGTGGGTCGAAGGCGGCGCGTCCGCATGTGCGGCTGGCCAAACGGGACCCGTGGGCGTTTCGTCTGATTGCGTTGTTTCTGTTTGGGGCAGCAATTTTGTTTGGGCGATCTGATCCCGTTCAATCCCTTGTGGACAGCTTGCAGGCGGAAGACCCTGTGGTGGCGCTGGGCCCCAGTTGGGAAGGCTGGGCGGAACCGCCAGCCTATACAGGAAAACCTGCGGTTTATTTGAATGATGTTGAGCCTGATACGGCGTTAAATCTGCCCGAGGGAACGCGTATCACGCTGCGGGTGTACGGCGCGTTGGATGGCACGGTGTTTTCTGAAACTGTGTCGAGCGGTGATCCGATTGCGCTGAATGCCAACGACAGCGGGTTTGGCGAGGCCACGTTTGAGGTGGCCAAAACGGGTGTGATTGCACTGACGCCGCCCCAAGGCACAGATGCTCAATTTGACATCAAAGTGATCGAAGATGAAGACCCGCAAGTGGCCCTAACGGGGGATATCACGCGCACCATTCAAGGGGCGTTGCAGATGCCGTTTGAGGCGCGGGATGATTACGGTGTTGTGGGGGGGACGGTCACAATATCGCTCGCGATTGATAGTGTGGATCGACGGCATGGATTGATGCTGGACCCTGAACCGCGGGATGCTGTGGAATTGGATTTGCCAATGCCGTTCACGCGAAATACCGATGCGTTTGAGGAGACGTTGATCGAGGATTTAGCGGAGCATCCTTGGGCGGGATTGCCTGTGACGATCACGATGATTGTGCGCGATGAGCTGGGGCAAACGGGTGTGGTTGTGCCTGAAATCGGCCCTATGCCAGGTAAACGGTTTTTTGACACGCTTGCCGCAGCGGTGGCAGAGCAGCGGCGCGATTTGTTGTGGAACCGCGCCAATGCAGATCGCATTACGATGATTTTAAAAGCGGTGACTGTTGATCCTGAGGTGGCGTTTGAACGGCGGGGCGAAAAGCCATATTTGATGATCCGCACTGCGCTGCGGCGTTTGGAATATAATGCGGATGCGCCTTTGAGCGATCAGGTTCGTGACGAGGTGGCTGATCTGTTGTGGAAGGCTGCGTTGTTGATCGAAGATGGTGATCTGGCCGATGCGCGGGAGCGTTTGAAACGTGCGCAAGAGCGGTTATCAGAGGCGATGAAAAACGGCGCGACGAAGCAAGAAATCGAAGAGTTGATGAACGAGTTGCGTCAAGCCACGCGCGAATACATGCGTCAGCTGGCCGAAGAGCAGCGCAACAACCCAGATCGCCAGCAGGCACAAAACGGAGAGTCACAAGAGCTGTCGCAGGATCAATTGCAACAGATGATGGACCGTATCCAAGAGCTGATGGAGCAGGGCCGCATGGCCGAAGCGCAAGCGTTGATGGAACAGCTTCAGCAGATGATGGAAAACATGCAGGTGACCGAAAGCCAAGGAGGCCAAGGAAGCGAGAACGAGCAGGCTATGGAAGGGCTAGGTGATACGTTGCGCGAACAACAAGATCTTGCGGATGACACCTATCGTGAACTGCAGGAACAGTACGAACGCAACCAACAGCAGGGCCAACAGCAAGGTCAGCAACAACAGGGCCAGCAGCAAGGGGACCAGCAGGGCGAAGGCGAACAGCAGGGCCAGCAACAAGGGCAAGGCCAGAACGGGGAACGGATGTCTCCTGGTCAATTGGCCGACAGACAGAGGGCATTGCGTGAAATGTTGGAACGCCAGCAGGGCGAGTTTGGCCAGAACGGTGTTGATGGTGGCGAAGAATTTGCCGACAGTTTGGGCGAAGCACAGCGCCAGATGGAAGAGGCCGAACGCAATTTGGAGCGGGGCAATTCATCAGAAGCGCTCGATAATCAGGCGGATGCGATGGAAGCCCTGCGCGAGGGGATGCGCCAGTTGGGCGAGGCCCAACGCCAAGCGCAATCTCAGCAGCAAGGTCAACAGGGTACGCAGCCAGGGCAACGGCAGGGCGAGCAGCGCGATCCTTTGGGGCGGCCTTTGTCACAGGGTGGCAATGTGGAAACCAACGAACGTTTGGTGCCAACCGAGGATCAATACCGCCGTTCGCGTGAAGTGATGGATGAAATTCGTCGTCGATCAGGGGATCGGTCACGCCCGACGATTGAGCTGGATTATCTGCGTCGATTGCTCGACCGGTTTTAA